TTGTTAAAGGCAGTGTACTTCCATTTACGGATTCATATTGCAGTCTGGTATTAAGAGACAACGGTAGCGTTCTTACGATTCCGGATACATGTGAACATCCGATGACACGATCCATGGGCGTTACGAGCGGACTTGGCAATCGCTTCTTCGTGGGCGTGCCTATTATGAGAAGATCGGGCGAAACATTTGGTACCATCTGTCTGATGGATGATCCTGGTTATGTGATCAGCGAAACCGATATGAAGACAATGAAGGCGATGGCTGTATTCCTGGGCTATGTTGACGATCTGGAGAGCACGTTGCATGTTCAAGAGCGGAAATTGAGTGATTCGGAACAAATGCAAGAACAGCTCCAGGCAGAGAAAGAACGTGCCGAATCTGAGGCCATGACCAAAACACAGATGTTGAAATTGATGAGTCACGAGATTCGCAATCCTTTGAACGGTATTTTGGGACTGACAGATCTGATGCGCACACCGGATATGCCCGAGGAGCAGTCTGAATATGTGAACATGATTGAGACGAGCGGTAATATTCTGCTTTCCTTGCTGAATAATATGATGAATTTCAACATTAATGAAGCAGGTAAAACGGTTATACATGATGATCCGTTTGATCTGGTAGGTACCATTGAGAATACCGTGTATCTCTATGCCGGGATTGCGACAGGCAAGAACATTGAGTTGGGATTAAATCTTGAACTGAATGTATCTCAAGTGTTCGTTGGTGATGAAGTCAAGATTGGACAGTTGCTTGCACACGTCATTCAATATGCTCTCGATTCAACGCGTGAAGGTTCGGTTCTGATCACAGCAGTGGTGAACGGAGAAGAATTGGAAGAGACCGGAACACTTCTGCTCAAGGTGAAGTACACGGGTCAGATGTTATCGGACAAGAAGACACAAACTTTTAACAGCCAAGATGAAAATTTGAATATCCAAAAACTGATTGGAAGCAATCTGGGTTTAGCTGTAAGCCAGAATCTTGCCATTCTCATGCATGGCCGTATTCAGGTGAGCAGTGTGAAGGAAAATGAGACGGAATTCAACATTTCCCTTCCGTTACGCAGATACTGGGAGTTACCTCAACTCGCAAGTGTTCAGCAGCGATTAAAAGGGAAAAAGGTGTTACTTGCCAAGGATCCTGACATTCTGCAAGGCGTCTCTTCCCTGATGCGTAGGTGGGAGATGGATGTACACATGACCTCGGGTTTGACATTAGCGCATGATTGGATCAAGGAAGGATTCATGCCGGATGTAGCCGTTGTGGATATGGGATTACTGGAAGGCGGCGCGGTTGATTTTGTACATGAACTGAAACAGCGACTGGAGAATCTGCCTGTCATTGTTCTTGTTCCTTATGGTATGCACATTGAATTGCATGAAGCAGAAGCCTTTGATGCTGTTCTGACCAAGCCAGTCAGACAGGCTGATCTGTTGAATGCATTGAGTATTACTTTGCCTTAAATCATAATCATAGATAAATCTTTATGCGGCGCACCCTATAGGTGCGTTTCTTTTCATTTTCCATTTTCTGAGCCAAAGCCCTTTTATTCCGAGCTGGTTACGTTACAATAGAAAGTGAACTTCATCTTTATAACCAACAGAGGAGGATATGCAATCAATGGATTATCGCAGATTAGGTGGAAGCGGACTGAAAGTAAGCGAGATCAGCCTGGGAAGCTGGCTGACGTACGGAGGGTATGTGGAACGTGAGAATGCGGTGAAATCAATTGAAACTGCATTTGATGAAGGAATTAACTTTTTTGATACTGCCAATGTATACGAACGGGGTGCAGCAGAAGAACTGCTGGGGCAGACGCTCAAAGCATATTCCCGTGACTCTTATGTACTTGCAACCAAAGTATTTGGCAAAATGGGTGATGGTCCGAATGACCAGGGGCTGTCTCGCAAACATATCAAGGAGCAATGTGAAGCCAGCTTGAAGCGCCTGGGCGTTGAATATGTGGATATCTATTACTGCCATCGTTATCATACCGAAACACCTATTGAAGAAACACTCCGCGCGCTCGATGATCTGGTACGCCAAGGCAAAGTGTTATATGTAGGTGTCAGCCAGTGGACTGCGGCTCAGATGGAAGCTGCGTTGGGTACAGCAGATCGTCTGCTCCTCGATCGTATCGTGGTCAATCAGCCGGTGTACAACATGTTTGACCGTTATATTGAAAATGAGATTATCCCGCTCGGCGAGCGTAAAGGCATCGGACAAGTTGTATACTCCCCGCTTGCTCAAGGTCTATTGACCGGGAAATATACGTCCGTTTCCGATATCCCAGAGAATAGCCGTGCTGCCAAGCTAGGATGGAACGAAGGAAAGATCAATGCGGATCGCATCGGGAAAGTTCGTCAACTGATTGAAGTGGCGGACAAGCTGGATCTGAAGGTTGGCCAACTGGCCCTTGCCTGGATTCTGCGCCAAAACAATGTATCCAGTGCACTTGTAGGGGCGAGTCGTCCCGAGCAGGTAAAAGAGAACGCGGCTGCATCTGGCGTGAAGCTGGATGCTGCCATTGTTGAGGAGATTGAGAGCATCCTTGCTTGATCTGCCTGTCAGTACACAAGCTGAGATGATATGCAATGATCTATAAAAAAAGGGATGTCCTGTACGCCTGAATGGGCGAACGAGACATCCCTTTTTTGGAGAACGTTGAAAGGTTATATCGTATTTTAAAGTGTAAGAGGCAAGGAACGATAAGTTAAGGCACACACACGGTTACGCCCTGTATTCTTGGCTTCATATAAAGCACGGTCGGCCTGTTCGAAGAAATCGTCATCATCATGATCATCACAATGATCCGGATATACGGCTACACCAATGGAGATGGTTAGACGTGTCGTGTGCCCGTCGGGCAGAGCAAAATGGTATTTCTCTACCGCCTGCCGGATAGATTCGGCGGTAGCAACGGCCTGACGGTGTCCACAGTCGAGCAAGAGAATGGCGAATTCTTCCCCACCGTTTCGTGACACGATATCAGCAGAACGTGCATGCTCAATGAGCAGTTGTCCAAGTTGCTTCAGGACCGCATCGCCAGCGGAATGACCATAGGTGTCGTTTACCTTTTTGAATCGGTCAATATCAATGGCAAGCAAGGAAAGCTTCTGTTGGTAATCTCGCGCACGCTGGAGTTCCAGTTGAAGTGATTTTTCGAACTGTCGTCGATTGCTCAGGTTGGTAAGATGATCGGTAGATGCTCTTTTTTCCAATAGAAATAACATTTCATTGGATTTATTAATGAATTCTGCGATGAAATAGATAAATAATCCACCGGCAAAGGAAATGGTCATTTGTAACGGATATATCTTCATTAATGAATTCATGCTGTCTGTATTCAACATAAGGATGATAAAGATTAATGTCATGCCAAGCAGATTCATTGTAATTATTTTGGTCAGTCTGGACCAGGGAGCATAGGCGAAGTATACACCGGACAGTCCGATCAGAGTCATGACAAAACCTGCATCTATGGCAGAGGATGATAAGCCGAACATCAGAATACGAAGGACCGAGATCATGAGTCCCGTAACAACCGAAGCCAATCCTCCCATATATACCGCTGCGGTAACGATGGCCAGATGCCGTAGATCTACAATTGTAGTCTCGTTCAGAGGGAAGGAATAGTTCATGAGTACTGTGCCATATATACCGAATAATAAGCCGCCGATCAACTGAACACGTAACGAGGGAAAAGGCAATCGGATACTATAGAACTTTGCGATGATCCCGGATACATACATAAACGTAATCATGACACAGATATTAATGAAAAAAGTGCTAAACAACCGACATTCCCCCTTTTTACGCACATCTCTATATTTTATCTGAAAAGTGGTGGTGTAGCGAACCATATTATCCCAAAATTATGAGGGGATTGCTGGGAAAGATGTTTTATTTGCATATACAGGATGTTAGAGTGATATTGACTTCAATATACAATGAGATTTATACTTAATCTAAGTCAAAATGTATTCCTTCTTTTTGGGAAGACCATCATAAGTAGAAGATCAGCGTCTGATTTCATATAAAATGGATCAATAATAAAGGAGAAATGGTTGTGAGAACTTTAAATCTGACGATACAACGGCAAGCGGTATATGATGTGGTGCGCCATTCAGAGGATCACCCGACAGCTGCTGATGTCATGAATCGACTCGTGGAACAAGGATATAATCTGGCCTATGGTACGGTGTATAATTCACTTCGTTATCTGACGGACAAAGAATTGATAAGGGAGCTTAAACTCGGAGAGACAGCAAGCCGGTACGATGCCCGTATGGATGATCATCAGCATATTATGTGTGAAGTGTGCGGCAAAGTGGACGAGGTGATGACAGAGGTTCCTCCACAATGGATGAAACAGGTAGCTGAAGAAACCGGATATGCAATCGATCATGCTCATGTGGTCTTTGGAGGTGTCTGCGGGGAATGCAGAAACAAACGGATCAAGTGAAAATAAAACTGCCTGGCCGCCGTTTACCCCTAAGGGTTAAACCAGCCTTGTCTGACTCAACACCACTTGTGGACAATTGTCCTGTTACACGGCGTGTTATTCTGATCAGCCCGATGCCGGGGCAGGTTCATGAACTGGTAAAGGCCTTAACGGATAGCTGCTTTGATGTACTGGTCTTCCATCGCTGGGAACCGGATCTGCATGAGCGTCTTGTCTTTGATCTGTTAATCTATGATCTGTCTGTTGCTGGAACTATCGATGCATTTGCCGGCATTAGCAGCCGATTGAATCGTGAGGCTGAGCATACAACCCCTTGTCTGTATCTGGTCGGTGAGAAGATGATTGGCAGCGCAAGTGGACCGATGCTTCAGGAGGAATTGCTGGTGTGGCCTGCACGCCCGCAGGAAGCACTTTACCGGGTGCAGCGCATGATTGGCAACAGCCCTGCTTTGCCCAACCGTGGTTTTTTGCCTGAGGAAGGGCACCGTATCGGGTTTAAGGATCTGTGGCTTGATCGTGAACGGATGAGTGTACAGCGCGATAATAACCGAATTCATCTAACCAAGACCGAATATGATCTGTTACTCAAGCTGATTGATGCCAAAGGTGCAGTCATTTCCCGTGAGGAGATGCTCAGCGATATCTGGGAAACGGACTTTACGGGTGGAAGCAATGTGGTCGATGTTCATATCAAAAGCTTGCGCAAAAAATTGGGCGATAACGCATCTTCGCCGCAATATATTGTCACTGTAAGAGGAGTGGGCTACCGCCTGGCGGATTAGTCCGCTTTTTTTTTTGCCTAATGTTATCGTTCCCCTCATGTATTTTCGGGTAAAACCTAATGGATATAGTAAATCCGGATCACTTCCTTAAAAGCATGTTCATAGTTCATTCATGAAGTGTTGAAGAACCTCATCTTAATCTCATGTGAACCTCATGCAAGAGTAGAGAGGGACATGTTAGAATCAATTTAACAGTTAGATCAAGTCTAAATGTATATTTAAACCGAAGCCGAATATGATCTTAATAGTAGATATATAACAGCCGTGAGACCCATTAGAGGAGGACGACATGATGACAGAACGTATGACTACGAATCAGGGAGCACCTGTAGGTGACAACCAGAATTCTCGCACAGCAGGCAGACGAGGGCCAACACTGCTTGAAGACTACCATCTCATTGAGAAAATAGCCCACTTTGACCGTGAACGTATTCCCGAAAGAGTTGTACATGCGAGAGGTGCTGGAGCCCATGGTGTATTCACGCTGGAGCAGAGCATGAAGGCTTATACAACAGCGGACTTCCTGCAAGATCCGGGTACGGAGACGGATGTGCTGGTTCGTTTTTCAACCGTTATTCACGGTACGGGATCACCAGAGACTGCACGAGACCCGCGTGGATTTGCCGTCAAATTCTATACACGTGAAGGCAACTATGATATCGTGGGCAACCATCTGCCCGTCTTCTTCATTCGTGATGCCATGAAGTTCCCTGACATGGTTCACTCCCTGAAGCCAGCTCCGGATACCAACATTCAGGACCCAGCTCGCTATTGGGACTTTATGACCCTCTCACCAGAATCGACACATATGATGACCTGGTTGTTCTCTGATCTGGGCACACCGGCGAGTTATCGGGAGATGGATGGATTCGGCGTACATGCTTTCAAATGGATTAATGCACAGGGGCACGTTCACTATGTGAAATATAAGTGGGAGTCTGCACAAGGGGTTCGAGGCTTCTCACGTCAGGAAGCTGCCGAAGTACAGGGCCAAGACTTTAACCATGCTACGCGTGATCTGCGTGAACATATCAAGAACGGGCAATACCCGCAGTGGAAGCTTCAGGTGCAACTGTTGAAGCCTGAACAGATGGATGATTTTGCTTTTGATCCACTCGACCCTACGAAGACCTGGCCTGAGGATGTACTCCCGTTCCATACGGTGGGAACCATGACCCTGAATCGTAATCCGCAAAACTTCTTTGCTGAAGTGGAGCAGGCTGCGTTTTCTCCTAGTGCGGTTGTACCTGGAATTGAGCCTTCTGAAGATAAGTTACTGCAAGGACGCTTATTCTCCTATCCAGATACACAACGTCACCGGCTTGGAACGAACTATTTGCAAATTCCGGTGAATTGCCCGTACGCACCCGTTCGTAATCATCAGCGTGATGGACTCATGAATGTGAATCAGGACCCATCCCCGGTGAACTATGAACCCAACAGTTCCGGGAACAGCCCGCAGGAAGATCCGGCATACCGGGACAGTCAGGTTCCGTTGCAAGGGTACGTTACAACAGAGAAAATCGAGAAGACGGATGATTATACACAGGCAGGGGAGCTCTTCCGTTCATTCACTCCTGTAGAGCAGCAGCATTTGCTGGATAATCTGATCAATGACCTTAAGGGTGTATCTGTTGATATTCAAATGCGTGCCCTGTGCCACTTCTTCCGAGCGGATGGACAGCTTGGCGGACGTTTGGCTCATGGACTCGGCGTGGATATTTCTGCACATATGCCGTCACCGGATGGAAAATAAAGTGCAGTTTGAACTTGTACTCACAACATCATACTGACTGATATTCGTTGAAGACCGGGAAAACCGCGAACGTGCGGAATTTCCCGGTCTTTAACCTTTTTTACTGAAATGGAAAACAAATTTACAAATCATTTACATAAAATAGCTGACATAGAGGTTGACTTCTCATTTGTTGGCACTACAATGGGTAGTGTGAGGGGTGTCAGAAAATGAGAATACACAATTTCAAAGTGGGTGAGCGTGGGCTCAACCGATTTTTCGGTCCGCTGGAGGCCAAGATCATGGACATTTTATGGGCTCGTCCTGGCAGCAGCATCCGTGAAGTGCAGACCGCACTTGAACAAGACAAAGACGTCAATTTTAATACAGTCATGACCGTGATGAACCGGCTCGTAGACAAGGGACTTCTCGGAAAGTCGCAAAAGGGCAGAACATCTTTGTACCAACCGGTACAGAGTAAGGAGGAGTTTATGAACGACCAATCCAAGGAACTGTCACATGAGTTGGTGGATGAATTCGGCGCTTTGGCATTGAATCATATGCTGGATGCGCTGGACGAAGCAGATGCGGGTCTGATTGAACGACTGGAACAGAAGATCAAACAATGGAAAAAGGATAGCGATTAAGATGTGGAAGACCCGCTCGAAACTTTTGTTTACCGTCGGGTTTGGCATTCCGTTACTCGTGTTCATGCAGATGTTCATGTACGCGATGTACAAAATTTTTGGCTGGGACATCCCGTTTAACCTGCTCTGGCTCTGCAATCATTGGATGAGTCGACTCGGTTGGTTATCCGTGGGACATTTCCTGCTGGCACTGGTATTGCTGACATTTGCGGGAACAGGCTGGTTGCTAATGGTGCGTATGATGAAAACCAGGGCAGCCGTACGTAAGCTTCGCTCCATGGAGGTGTGTGCATTGTCTCGCGAACTGGAGTCCAAGTATCACCATCTCGGACAGCCAGGATTCATTGTGGTGGACAAGCATTCTCCGGTTGCATTTACAATTGGTCTATGGAGACCTTGCATTGTACTCTCCACGGGACTTCTGACGATGCTGGATGCAGAAGAGGAGACGGCAGTTGTGTACCACGAAGTCCATCATCTGTGGCACCGTGACCCACTGAAGACGACACTGTTATCGGTATTTGCAATCATGATGCCGTATATTCCCGTATTGAAGCATACTTCGAAACATTACAATATTGTTAGAGAAATTCTGGCAGACAATGAGGCCATTGAGCGTACAGGCAACGTGGCAGGCATTGGCAGTGCTTTGCTCAAGCTGCTCCGTGCTTGTCCTGAACCTTGGGGAGCCAAAGAACTGACCGTTCAATCCTCATTTGCGGATACGTCGGTGAATGTCCGAATTTCACGTCTGTTGGACCCGGAACAGGACGTGACGCTGAGGTTGCCACGTTATGCTGTTCTGATGTCGGCTACTGTTTTTCTATTGCTGTCTATCTTGTTTGTTTGGTCCATCGGATAGATTAATTGGGCTAAATGTGAATTCGAATATAACGAGGAAGGAAGATGAACATGAATAATGTGTAGAGATTGGATTACTTTTCTCAAGGATTATGATCGGTTTGATTTTTGTATTGCACGGCTGGAGTAAATTCGAAGGTGGAATCAGCGGAACGGTAGGTTTTTTCGAAAGTATTGGTATTCCCGGATTTCTCGCATCGGTTGTAGCCATCATTGAGTTGGTAGGTGGTGCAGCGATGATTCTGGGTCTGGGAACACGTGTGTTTGCTGCCCTG
The nucleotide sequence above comes from Paenibacillus sp. W2I17. Encoded proteins:
- a CDS encoding histidine kinase dimerization/phospho-acceptor domain-containing protein, whose amino-acid sequence is MGTAEGITRGFYEDIKEAAAHIVDVLSGILKVNTIFVATNDGVTNVILEAFNRTEELVVKGSVLPFTDSYCSLVLRDNGSVLTIPDTCEHPMTRSMGVTSGLGNRFFVGVPIMRRSGETFGTICLMDDPGYVISETDMKTMKAMAVFLGYVDDLESTLHVQERKLSDSEQMQEQLQAEKERAESEAMTKTQMLKLMSHEIRNPLNGILGLTDLMRTPDMPEEQSEYVNMIETSGNILLSLLNNMMNFNINEAGKTVIHDDPFDLVGTIENTVYLYAGIATGKNIELGLNLELNVSQVFVGDEVKIGQLLAHVIQYALDSTREGSVLITAVVNGEELEETGTLLLKVKYTGQMLSDKKTQTFNSQDENLNIQKLIGSNLGLAVSQNLAILMHGRIQVSSVKENETEFNISLPLRRYWELPQLASVQQRLKGKKVLLAKDPDILQGVSSLMRRWEMDVHMTSGLTLAHDWIKEGFMPDVAVVDMGLLEGGAVDFVHELKQRLENLPVIVLVPYGMHIELHEAEAFDAVLTKPVRQADLLNALSITLP
- a CDS encoding aldo/keto reductase family protein; the protein is MDYRRLGGSGLKVSEISLGSWLTYGGYVERENAVKSIETAFDEGINFFDTANVYERGAAEELLGQTLKAYSRDSYVLATKVFGKMGDGPNDQGLSRKHIKEQCEASLKRLGVEYVDIYYCHRYHTETPIEETLRALDDLVRQGKVLYVGVSQWTAAQMEAALGTADRLLLDRIVVNQPVYNMFDRYIENEIIPLGERKGIGQVVYSPLAQGLLTGKYTSVSDIPENSRAAKLGWNEGKINADRIGKVRQLIEVADKLDLKVGQLALAWILRQNNVSSALVGASRPEQVKENAAASGVKLDAAIVEEIESILA
- a CDS encoding diguanylate cyclase — protein: MFSTFFINICVMITFMYVSGIIAKFYSIRLPFPSLRVQLIGGLLFGIYGTVLMNYSFPLNETTIVDLRHLAIVTAAVYMGGLASVVTGLMISVLRILMFGLSSSAIDAGFVMTLIGLSGVYFAYAPWSRLTKIITMNLLGMTLIFIILMLNTDSMNSLMKIYPLQMTISFAGGLFIYFIAEFINKSNEMLFLLEKRASTDHLTNLSNRRQFEKSLQLELQRARDYQQKLSLLAIDIDRFKKVNDTYGHSAGDAVLKQLGQLLIEHARSADIVSRNGGEEFAILLLDCGHRQAVATAESIRQAVEKYHFALPDGHTTRLTISIGVAVYPDHCDDHDDDDFFEQADRALYEAKNTGRNRVCALTYRSLPLTL
- a CDS encoding Fur family transcriptional regulator translates to MRTLNLTIQRQAVYDVVRHSEDHPTAADVMNRLVEQGYNLAYGTVYNSLRYLTDKELIRELKLGETASRYDARMDDHQHIMCEVCGKVDEVMTEVPPQWMKQVAEETGYAIDHAHVVFGGVCGECRNKRIK
- a CDS encoding winged-helix domain-containing protein — translated: MQKQTDQVKIKLPGRRLPLRVKPALSDSTPLVDNCPVTRRVILISPMPGQVHELVKALTDSCFDVLVFHRWEPDLHERLVFDLLIYDLSVAGTIDAFAGISSRLNREAEHTTPCLYLVGEKMIGSASGPMLQEELLVWPARPQEALYRVQRMIGNSPALPNRGFLPEEGHRIGFKDLWLDRERMSVQRDNNRIHLTKTEYDLLLKLIDAKGAVISREEMLSDIWETDFTGGSNVVDVHIKSLRKKLGDNASSPQYIVTVRGVGYRLAD
- a CDS encoding catalase, whose amino-acid sequence is MTERMTTNQGAPVGDNQNSRTAGRRGPTLLEDYHLIEKIAHFDRERIPERVVHARGAGAHGVFTLEQSMKAYTTADFLQDPGTETDVLVRFSTVIHGTGSPETARDPRGFAVKFYTREGNYDIVGNHLPVFFIRDAMKFPDMVHSLKPAPDTNIQDPARYWDFMTLSPESTHMMTWLFSDLGTPASYREMDGFGVHAFKWINAQGHVHYVKYKWESAQGVRGFSRQEAAEVQGQDFNHATRDLREHIKNGQYPQWKLQVQLLKPEQMDDFAFDPLDPTKTWPEDVLPFHTVGTMTLNRNPQNFFAEVEQAAFSPSAVVPGIEPSEDKLLQGRLFSYPDTQRHRLGTNYLQIPVNCPYAPVRNHQRDGLMNVNQDPSPVNYEPNSSGNSPQEDPAYRDSQVPLQGYVTTEKIEKTDDYTQAGELFRSFTPVEQQHLLDNLINDLKGVSVDIQMRALCHFFRADGQLGGRLAHGLGVDISAHMPSPDGK
- a CDS encoding BlaI/MecI/CopY family transcriptional regulator; this encodes MRIHNFKVGERGLNRFFGPLEAKIMDILWARPGSSIREVQTALEQDKDVNFNTVMTVMNRLVDKGLLGKSQKGRTSLYQPVQSKEEFMNDQSKELSHELVDEFGALALNHMLDALDEADAGLIERLEQKIKQWKKDSD
- a CDS encoding M56 family metallopeptidase; amino-acid sequence: MWKTRSKLLFTVGFGIPLLVFMQMFMYAMYKIFGWDIPFNLLWLCNHWMSRLGWLSVGHFLLALVLLTFAGTGWLLMVRMMKTRAAVRKLRSMEVCALSRELESKYHHLGQPGFIVVDKHSPVAFTIGLWRPCIVLSTGLLTMLDAEEETAVVYHEVHHLWHRDPLKTTLLSVFAIMMPYIPVLKHTSKHYNIVREILADNEAIERTGNVAGIGSALLKLLRACPEPWGAKELTVQSSFADTSVNVRISRLLDPEQDVTLRLPRYAVLMSATVFLLLSILFVWSIG
- a CDS encoding DoxX family protein, which translates into the protein MGLLFSRIMIGLIFVLHGWSKFEGGISGTVGFFESIGIPGFLASVVAIIELVGGAAMILGLGTRVFAALFAIVMVGVLFTAKVGEPFLSGTELDYLLLAGSLTLLFTGSRLLAVDYLFSRQVNARQNVSA